From a single Planococcus shenhongbingii genomic region:
- a CDS encoding ABC transporter permease — protein MKSYILKRMLSMIPVLLIVSVIVFMIIHLIPGDPASVMLGEEATPQEVQELRDELGLNLPIYEQFIQWFSGIFQGDFGNSIYMNMPVLEAFLGHIGPTLSLALLAQSISIAIAIPIGVIAAKRRGTYVDQLFMTIAMLGLSLPSFLMALLLMLLFGVNLNWLPVAGYAPISNGLWNHLQYMILPAISLGAIQAAVISRMSRSSMIDILSMNYIKTAKAKGVKDRVVIYKHALRNAFIPILTILGETFGSLITGAVVTETVFNLPGIGQLVINAIVRRDYAVIQGTILIIALAYLLLNLLIDLLYGLVDPRVRFNRK, from the coding sequence GTGAAATCCTATATTTTGAAGAGAATGCTTTCTATGATACCGGTCCTGCTCATTGTATCGGTTATCGTTTTTATGATTATTCACCTGATACCGGGTGATCCAGCGTCCGTCATGCTTGGAGAAGAAGCGACCCCTCAGGAAGTCCAGGAACTTAGAGATGAACTCGGCCTCAATTTACCGATTTATGAGCAATTTATCCAATGGTTTTCTGGGATTTTTCAAGGCGATTTCGGTAATTCTATCTACATGAACATGCCAGTGCTCGAAGCGTTTCTTGGTCATATTGGACCGACATTATCCCTTGCGCTGCTTGCACAAAGTATTTCGATTGCCATCGCTATTCCAATTGGTGTAATTGCTGCGAAACGTCGCGGTACTTATGTCGACCAACTGTTCATGACCATTGCAATGCTTGGTTTGTCTCTGCCGAGCTTCCTAATGGCGCTGTTACTCATGCTCTTGTTCGGTGTCAATCTTAATTGGTTGCCAGTTGCCGGATATGCCCCCATCAGCAATGGCTTATGGAATCATCTTCAGTATATGATTCTTCCAGCCATTTCGCTTGGCGCTATTCAGGCAGCAGTCATCTCCCGTATGAGCCGTTCCTCTATGATTGATATTCTAAGCATGAACTACATTAAAACTGCCAAAGCGAAAGGTGTAAAAGACCGCGTAGTCATTTACAAGCACGCTTTAAGAAATGCCTTCATTCCAATCCTAACAATTCTCGGGGAAACATTTGGATCTCTTATCACCGGGGCCGTGGTCACAGAAACGGTATTCAATTTGCCCGGCATCGGACAATTGGTGATTAACGCTATCGTCAGAAGAGATTATGCGGTCATTCAAGGAACCATCTTGA
- a CDS encoding ABC transporter substrate-binding protein — translation MNLNRKSYFFIMILLLISIFFMGCSSENTASDKEAKEGTDAVKATGGTIKVAYPTQPQTLDPHATTADATRDAAKLIYEALVTLDSNYEVIPQLADSYEVSEDRKTITFKLREGVKFHNGNDMTAEDIVASMEKWGKDSAELGEHQWTVEDERTVTLTLTEPSSLIMYFLADQGKIAAIMPKDIAESAETTGAAEYIGTGPFKFIEWKQDEVIKFEKFDDYVPDTDETDGLGGKKEALVDAIDWQFVPDSSTRVNGLISGQYHFAHMLAYDSIPQVENSPGSVVDIWPYGIEGLVFNKKQGVFSDVKMRQAVNAALDMEVIMSSAFTDKEFYQLENSLFLPSQKAWYSDAGKENYNQKDMEKAKALLKEAGYKGEEVVILTSRDYEHHYNAAVATQQQLEELGITTKLDVYDWPTLLERRDDPEAYDMFFTGFSTTSTPNQYAFLDSQTAWPGWTENSEIDRLLGEIKVEEDLEKALALTAEVQTIMWEDLPIINTGHNSRVSGYSEKLQGYNQMLGPNFWNVGLNE, via the coding sequence ATGAATTTAAACAGAAAATCTTACTTTTTCATAATGATTTTACTTTTAATTTCTATATTTTTCATGGGTTGCAGTTCGGAGAACACAGCTTCAGACAAGGAAGCCAAAGAAGGTACGGACGCTGTAAAAGCGACTGGCGGCACAATAAAAGTGGCTTATCCAACACAGCCACAGACCTTAGATCCACATGCAACAACTGCTGACGCTACTCGTGACGCTGCGAAATTGATTTATGAAGCACTGGTAACTTTAGATAGCAACTATGAAGTGATACCGCAATTGGCGGATTCTTATGAAGTGAGTGAAGACCGGAAAACGATTACATTCAAGCTTAGAGAAGGCGTTAAATTTCATAATGGCAATGACATGACAGCAGAGGATATTGTCGCTTCCATGGAAAAGTGGGGGAAAGACTCTGCAGAACTTGGTGAACATCAATGGACAGTGGAAGATGAAAGAACTGTTACATTAACTTTAACAGAACCATCATCTCTTATTATGTATTTTCTGGCTGACCAAGGAAAAATCGCTGCTATCATGCCTAAAGATATAGCAGAAAGTGCTGAAACTACAGGGGCCGCAGAGTATATCGGAACTGGACCATTTAAATTCATCGAGTGGAAACAAGACGAAGTCATCAAGTTTGAGAAATTTGATGACTATGTACCGGACACGGACGAAACAGACGGATTGGGCGGGAAGAAGGAAGCATTAGTCGATGCAATTGACTGGCAGTTTGTTCCCGATTCTTCCACACGTGTCAATGGCTTGATTAGCGGACAATACCATTTCGCTCATATGTTAGCATACGATTCAATTCCTCAAGTTGAAAACTCACCGGGTAGTGTGGTTGATATTTGGCCATATGGAATTGAAGGTCTAGTCTTCAACAAGAAGCAAGGTGTTTTCAGTGATGTAAAAATGCGTCAGGCAGTTAATGCTGCTCTTGATATGGAAGTGATCATGAGCTCCGCTTTCACTGACAAGGAATTCTATCAATTGGAAAACAGCTTGTTTCTTCCGAGCCAAAAAGCCTGGTATTCGGATGCCGGGAAAGAGAACTATAACCAAAAAGATATGGAGAAAGCAAAAGCTTTATTAAAAGAAGCTGGCTATAAAGGGGAAGAAGTGGTTATTCTGACAAGCCGCGACTATGAGCATCATTACAATGCGGCCGTAGCTACGCAGCAACAACTCGAAGAACTTGGCATAACTACGAAACTGGACGTCTACGACTGGCCGACGCTATTAGAACGGCGCGATGATCCTGAAGCATACGATATGTTCTTTACCGGATTCTCAACAACATCAACGCCGAATCAGTATGCATTCTTAGATTCCCAAACAGCTTGGCCAGGCTGGACAGAAAATTCCGAAATTGACCGTTTGCTTGGCGAAATAAAAGTAGAGGAAGATCTAGAAAAAGCTTTGGCGCTTACTGCTGAAGTGCAGACCATTATGTGGGAGGACCTTCCAATCATCAATACGGGCCATAACTCTCGAGTATCAGGTTACTCCGAAAAACTTCAGGGGTACAACCAAATGCTCGGACCGAACTTCTGGAATGTCGGCTTGAATGAGTAA
- a CDS encoding MurR/RpiR family transcriptional regulator: protein MIPTYELKTKNKFPELTKGLKKVADALLNDSSIFARHSAKQIGEIIGVSETMVIRFCVSIGYQGFSELQKDVRNYLLLQTKEDSNEQNIEISQLNNFAKHIKADIDLLKNNIRTLDTEKFEDIVETIIKSERIVIAGYYQSFTFAHWLFFNLNYTLGNASLYRPETDALVFDFLPDNSCVIVFSFSRYALDTIRFAEDAKKKGVKVIAFTDSRLAPIVDHADIVALVEDSNQSLFDKGPVTMSLINSILREVMKRAEKKVTNSDKFKYFLKEKT, encoded by the coding sequence ATGATACCAACCTATGAATTAAAAACAAAAAACAAATTCCCAGAGCTTACAAAAGGATTAAAGAAAGTTGCAGATGCTCTTTTAAATGATTCTTCAATCTTTGCACGCCATTCAGCAAAACAGATTGGAGAAATCATTGGTGTAAGTGAAACTATGGTCATTCGGTTCTGCGTTTCCATCGGTTATCAAGGTTTCAGTGAACTTCAAAAAGATGTACGCAATTATCTTCTACTTCAAACTAAAGAAGATTCTAATGAGCAGAATATAGAAATTTCTCAGCTGAACAATTTCGCAAAACACATTAAAGCAGATATCGATCTTTTGAAAAATAATATCCGGACCTTGGATACTGAGAAATTCGAAGACATTGTCGAAACAATTATTAAAAGTGAACGGATTGTCATTGCTGGATATTATCAATCTTTTACTTTCGCACATTGGCTGTTTTTCAATTTAAACTATACTCTTGGCAATGCGTCATTGTACCGGCCGGAAACTGATGCTCTCGTTTTTGATTTCCTGCCTGATAATTCATGTGTTATCGTATTTTCATTCTCGCGATATGCTTTGGACACTATTCGCTTTGCAGAAGATGCCAAGAAAAAGGGCGTCAAAGTCATCGCTTTTACGGATTCACGTCTTGCACCGATTGTCGACCATGCCGACATCGTTGCACTTGTTGAAGATAGTAATCAATCACTTTTCGATAAAGGACCTGTTACCATGTCCTTGATAAATTCTATTCTTCGGGAAGTAATGAAACGCGCTGAGAAGAAAGTTACAAATAGCGATAAGTTCAAGTACTTCTTGAAAGAAAAGACTTAA
- a CDS encoding HAD family hydrolase: MIKGIIFDFDGLILDTETHHYRILQEMFAEYGSELPIERWQQEIGTQTGFSPFHYLEELIEQEIEHKELQERLVEKFHVKLMEEKARDGVEDYLKAAKELGLKIGLASSSDYEWVSKYLKNLGLFDYFECIRTSDDVEKVKPDPALYVQAAECLGLRPEECVAFEDSANGAMAAKRADMGCVIVPNEVTCTMDFCEVEHRLSSMADMPLEELIDHLNGLKVSK; encoded by the coding sequence ATGATCAAAGGAATCATTTTCGATTTTGATGGACTCATACTCGACACCGAAACGCACCATTACCGGATCTTGCAGGAAATGTTTGCGGAATACGGCAGCGAATTGCCGATTGAGCGCTGGCAGCAGGAGATCGGGACGCAGACCGGCTTTTCGCCGTTTCACTATCTCGAAGAACTGATTGAGCAGGAAATCGAGCACAAAGAATTGCAGGAACGGTTAGTAGAAAAGTTTCACGTGAAACTAATGGAGGAAAAAGCGCGCGACGGCGTAGAGGATTATTTGAAGGCCGCAAAAGAGCTCGGCTTGAAAATAGGCCTCGCTTCCAGTTCCGATTATGAATGGGTTTCCAAGTACCTGAAAAACCTTGGGCTGTTCGATTACTTTGAGTGCATCCGGACGTCCGACGATGTCGAGAAAGTGAAACCGGACCCTGCCCTGTACGTACAAGCGGCAGAATGTCTGGGGCTTCGTCCGGAAGAATGCGTGGCATTCGAAGATTCGGCGAATGGCGCGATGGCTGCAAAACGTGCAGACATGGGATGCGTCATCGTGCCGAATGAAGTGACGTGTACGATGGATTTCTGTGAAGTCGAACACCGCTTGTCTTCGATGGCGGACATGCCGCTTGAAGAGCTGATCGATCATTTGAACGGCTTGAAGGTTTCAAAATAA
- a CDS encoding SDR family NAD(P)-dependent oxidoreductase, which produces MSIKDLMKLRAVYAYSVYIRYKLSEFFAISFLLISPRIIMGYRRSKPKGGMGVVKLMEGKAGLVTGAGLGIGRASALAFAREGAKVMVSDVNEESGKETVRMIEKAGGAAAFFPCDVSNEDDVEALVDATVAEFGKLDFAHNNAGITASIAPIAESDSADFDRVMKTNLYGTYYSMKHEVRAMLKTGGGAIVNTSSGAGLEGVQNIVDYVASKFGINGMTKTVALEYGRKGIRVNALCPGITSTPAVEGWFAAAPEQAETVKATLPSGNLATPEDVGNAAVFLCSDLAGQISGVMLPIDGGFTAGKLQK; this is translated from the coding sequence ATGAGCATCAAGGACCTGATGAAGCTGCGTGCTGTTTATGCCTATTCAGTTTACATACGTTATAAGTTATCCGAATTTTTCGCTATATCATTCTTATTGATTTCGCCTCGGATTATAATGGGATATAGGAGATCAAAACCAAAAGGAGGAATGGGAGTGGTGAAATTGATGGAAGGCAAAGCGGGACTGGTAACAGGAGCAGGATTGGGAATCGGCCGCGCCAGTGCGCTGGCATTTGCACGGGAAGGCGCAAAAGTCATGGTCTCGGACGTCAACGAAGAAAGCGGCAAAGAAACCGTGCGCATGATCGAAAAAGCGGGTGGTGCGGCGGCGTTCTTCCCTTGCGATGTGTCGAACGAAGACGACGTGGAAGCGCTGGTCGATGCGACTGTGGCCGAGTTCGGCAAACTGGATTTTGCCCACAATAACGCAGGAATCACGGCTTCCATCGCTCCCATCGCGGAATCCGACAGCGCCGACTTTGACCGGGTCATGAAGACCAATCTGTACGGCACTTATTATTCGATGAAGCACGAAGTGAGAGCGATGCTGAAAACCGGCGGAGGCGCCATCGTCAACACCTCTTCCGGTGCGGGGCTCGAAGGCGTGCAGAACATCGTTGACTACGTCGCGTCAAAATTCGGCATCAACGGCATGACTAAAACCGTGGCGCTGGAATATGGCCGGAAAGGCATCCGTGTGAATGCCCTCTGCCCCGGCATCACCTCGACGCCTGCCGTCGAAGGCTGGTTCGCTGCGGCGCCGGAACAAGCGGAAACCGTCAAGGCTACACTCCCTTCCGGCAATCTTGCCACTCCGGAAGACGTGGGCAATGCAGCCGTGTTCCTTTGTTCGGATCTCGCCGGCCAGATCAGCGGTGTTATGCTGCCGATCGATGGCGGTTTTACAGCTGGGAAACTGCAGAAATAA
- a CDS encoding MFS transporter, translating into MTSSVQPQNEKMDKAKYKIFFGAYIGWIFDYYEIFVLSFLVIPMAAALDLSTAQVAAVFSVQLAFLAVGGVVFGYLGDRIGRKKILIATLVIFCLATLMRGFTFDYEWLIFWTAIAGFGLGGEYGAAQALVSESVPSRQRGFWSSMLYGGAYMGIFLGATVGGFILPLIGWRMTFIISALPILFALWLRRDVEESKVWEADVKKQKSLEKVDWRKKYGLRRFWKPFTIALIAAVLQYFAYYGITNFLPTYLVKYEGFEMGAAGWWLFFTAFAGLVGSFIAGYTTDKWGRKITLSYLAFVAALGGLALYFTWASLINSLWILVPIFFLYFGSNGASVFGSLFSEIFPTDVRATGISWALQIGRGLSAFPPLITAAVFPVYGYQPIILGGAGLFMLLAMWAWVFPETKNRRLDHLDDVTKTAKDPAENPELQPETSAP; encoded by the coding sequence ATGACAAGCAGCGTTCAACCGCAAAACGAAAAAATGGATAAAGCGAAGTACAAAATTTTCTTTGGTGCATATATTGGCTGGATCTTTGATTATTACGAAATATTTGTTTTGAGCTTCCTCGTCATTCCGATGGCAGCAGCATTGGACTTATCAACTGCACAAGTGGCGGCTGTTTTTTCTGTTCAACTGGCTTTCTTAGCCGTTGGCGGCGTTGTCTTCGGATATTTGGGGGACCGGATAGGGCGGAAGAAAATCCTGATCGCCACTTTGGTGATTTTCTGTTTAGCAACATTGATGCGCGGATTTACATTCGATTATGAATGGCTGATTTTCTGGACGGCCATTGCCGGGTTTGGCTTAGGCGGGGAATATGGTGCGGCGCAGGCGCTTGTCAGTGAGTCTGTGCCTTCCAGACAACGCGGATTCTGGAGCAGTATGTTATATGGCGGCGCTTATATGGGGATTTTCCTGGGGGCTACAGTGGGAGGCTTCATCCTTCCTTTAATCGGCTGGCGCATGACCTTCATCATTTCAGCCCTGCCGATTCTATTCGCTCTTTGGCTCAGGAGAGATGTAGAAGAGTCGAAGGTATGGGAAGCCGATGTGAAGAAGCAAAAATCGCTTGAAAAAGTGGATTGGCGTAAAAAATACGGCCTCAGAAGATTCTGGAAGCCCTTCACCATTGCGTTAATAGCAGCGGTGCTGCAATATTTCGCTTACTACGGCATTACCAATTTCCTTCCGACCTACTTAGTGAAATACGAAGGATTCGAGATGGGGGCTGCCGGCTGGTGGCTGTTCTTTACAGCCTTTGCAGGTCTGGTCGGTTCTTTCATTGCAGGCTATACAACCGATAAATGGGGCAGAAAAATTACATTGAGCTATTTGGCGTTTGTCGCGGCACTTGGCGGGCTGGCCCTTTACTTTACTTGGGCAAGCTTGATCAACTCTTTATGGATTCTCGTGCCTATTTTCTTCCTGTACTTCGGTTCCAATGGTGCCTCTGTATTCGGCTCGCTGTTCAGTGAAATTTTCCCGACCGATGTGCGGGCTACGGGGATTTCATGGGCTTTGCAGATCGGACGCGGATTATCCGCTTTCCCGCCGTTGATCACGGCAGCGGTATTTCCGGTCTACGGCTATCAGCCGATTATACTGGGCGGTGCAGGATTATTCATGCTGCTGGCGATGTGGGCCTGGGTCTTCCCGGAAACGAAAAACCGGCGCTTGGATCACCTCGATGATGTGACGAAGACCGCTAAAGATCCGGCGGAAAATCCGGAACTGCAGCCGGAGACTTCCGCGCCTTGA
- a CDS encoding isocitrate lyase/PEP mutase family protein, translated as MDKRIRLRELINAPDSFMLPGAYDAVSALLIEELGFQAVYATGAGISNAQLGWADVGLTSMKEAVDIVARITDVTNIPVIADIDTGFGNALNVIRTVREFERAGVAGMQIEDQVSPKKCGHFNNKNVISKEEMVNKIHAIVDARKDENLVIIARTDALAVNGLDDAIDRARAYKEAGADVLFIEAPTSLEQMKAITSSLQGIPQLINLVEGAKTPLISLKEAEDLGYQIVLCANTALRASIQGMKQALSVLHADGSQKNLNEAICSWEDRQKLFKLSQINEWEEKYLSIEAKEEVKIPE; from the coding sequence ATGGATAAAAGAATACGGCTGCGGGAACTGATTAATGCACCCGATTCGTTTATGCTGCCCGGGGCATATGACGCAGTGTCAGCTCTTCTCATTGAAGAACTGGGTTTTCAGGCAGTCTACGCTACAGGCGCCGGGATTTCGAATGCCCAGCTTGGATGGGCGGATGTAGGGCTGACCAGCATGAAGGAAGCGGTCGATATTGTCGCGCGCATAACCGATGTGACGAATATTCCGGTGATCGCCGATATTGATACGGGATTCGGCAATGCCCTCAATGTCATCCGCACAGTGCGGGAATTTGAACGTGCCGGAGTGGCCGGGATGCAGATTGAAGACCAAGTGTCTCCAAAGAAATGCGGGCATTTCAACAATAAAAATGTCATCTCCAAAGAAGAAATGGTCAACAAAATTCACGCCATAGTAGATGCGCGCAAAGATGAAAACCTTGTGATCATTGCCAGGACAGATGCTTTGGCTGTTAACGGGCTGGACGATGCGATTGACCGGGCAAGAGCCTATAAAGAAGCTGGCGCGGATGTGTTATTCATAGAAGCTCCGACTTCTTTGGAACAAATGAAAGCGATTACAAGTTCACTGCAAGGCATTCCTCAGCTGATCAATTTGGTTGAAGGAGCCAAGACGCCGCTGATCAGCCTGAAAGAAGCGGAAGATCTGGGCTATCAGATCGTGCTTTGTGCCAATACCGCTTTGCGGGCATCGATCCAAGGCATGAAACAGGCATTAAGCGTGCTGCATGCCGATGGCTCCCAGAAAAACTTGAATGAGGCTATTTGTTCCTGGGAAGACCGCCAAAAGTTATTTAAACTGAGCCAAATAAATGAGTGGGAAGAAAAATACTTATCTATTGAAGCTAAGGAAGAAGTCAAAATACCTGAATAG
- a CDS encoding GntR family transcriptional regulator, whose translation MDLSSMDSKRYSAKDFVYMELKKLIISGDLEPSQQVNEKALAEKLSISRTPIREALNRIELEELIVRMPNGRIRVAPVSVEEAKEIFTVRSLLEGVVAKEAAMKITSGELDELKFLTELLIRSAEQGDSEKVIFYGDKFHHMLYDVSGNRTVVKILNNMNDHIMRYRSLGPKTSKSRSSAAAEEHLALYKVIEQKDGEQAEILMREHIRNSLEAAVHSIQRHLKLVDAP comes from the coding sequence ATGGATCTTTCCTCAATGGACAGTAAAAGGTACTCGGCAAAAGATTTTGTTTATATGGAACTGAAAAAGCTCATTATTTCGGGTGATTTAGAGCCTTCCCAGCAGGTCAATGAAAAAGCGCTGGCTGAAAAGCTCAGCATCAGCCGGACGCCGATCCGTGAAGCGCTGAACCGCATCGAATTGGAAGAATTGATTGTACGGATGCCGAACGGCCGCATCCGAGTGGCGCCCGTATCCGTAGAAGAGGCAAAAGAGATTTTTACCGTACGGAGCTTGCTGGAAGGGGTGGTCGCCAAAGAAGCGGCGATGAAAATCACTTCCGGTGAACTGGACGAACTGAAATTCCTGACCGAGCTGTTGATCCGCTCTGCTGAACAAGGCGACAGTGAAAAAGTGATTTTCTACGGGGACAAGTTTCACCATATGTTGTACGATGTCAGCGGCAACCGCACGGTGGTGAAAATCCTGAACAATATGAATGACCATATCATGCGCTACCGTAGCCTTGGCCCGAAAACCAGCAAATCCCGCAGTTCTGCGGCAGCTGAAGAGCATTTGGCCCTTTATAAAGTCATCGAACAAAAAGACGGGGAACAAGCCGAAATCCTGATGAGGGAGCATATCCGGAACAGCTTGGAAGCGGCGGTCCATTCCATTCAGCGCCATCTTAAACTGGTGGATGCACCTTAA
- a CDS encoding ribose-phosphate diphosphokinase, with product MPYQLRKNFKLFTLNSNPELAQEIADLLGCEMGKSSITRFSDGEVQINLEESVRGAEVFLVQSTSQPGNEHIMELLIMIDALKRASAESIAVVIPYYGYARQDRKASSREPITAKLVANMLEKAGATRIITMDLHAPQLQGFFDIPVDQLLGGTILAEHLHDKGLENAIVVAPDNGGLGRARKLADHLDVPIGFLDKRRMQPGKPEVVNIVGDIQDKNVIIIVDIIDTAATISLAANVLVENGAKAVYACCTHGVLSGLAIQRIEESAVTELVVTNTIHLPEEKRIPKMTILSVAPLLAEAIEHVHNEKPVSPLFE from the coding sequence TTGCCTTATCAATTAAGAAAAAACTTCAAACTTTTCACATTGAATTCAAATCCGGAATTGGCTCAGGAAATCGCCGATCTGCTGGGCTGTGAGATGGGCAAAAGTTCCATCACGCGCTTCAGCGACGGGGAAGTCCAGATTAACCTGGAAGAAAGTGTCCGAGGGGCAGAAGTCTTTTTGGTCCAGTCGACATCCCAGCCGGGAAATGAGCACATCATGGAACTGCTGATCATGATTGATGCGCTGAAGCGGGCATCTGCGGAAAGCATCGCTGTAGTTATTCCGTATTACGGCTATGCGCGCCAGGACCGGAAAGCGAGTTCCCGCGAGCCGATCACCGCAAAATTGGTGGCCAATATGCTGGAAAAAGCAGGGGCTACCCGCATCATTACAATGGATCTTCACGCTCCGCAGCTCCAGGGATTCTTCGATATTCCGGTAGATCAGCTGCTGGGCGGAACGATTTTAGCAGAACATCTCCATGATAAGGGATTGGAAAATGCGATTGTCGTAGCGCCGGACAACGGAGGTTTGGGAAGAGCCCGTAAGCTGGCAGACCATCTGGATGTTCCGATCGGCTTTCTTGATAAACGCCGGATGCAGCCGGGCAAACCCGAAGTGGTGAATATTGTCGGGGACATCCAAGACAAGAACGTCATCATCATTGTGGATATCATCGATACCGCAGCCACTATTTCTTTAGCTGCCAATGTTCTGGTGGAGAATGGTGCTAAAGCTGTCTATGCCTGCTGCACACACGGGGTCTTATCCGGCCTGGCGATTCAAAGAATCGAAGAGTCGGCCGTCACGGAGCTGGTTGTTACCAATACAATCCATCTGCCCGAGGAGAAGCGCATTCCAAAAATGACGATTCTTTCAGTGGCCCCTCTATTGGCTGAAGCGATCGAACACGTCCATAACGAAAAGCCGGTAAGCCCTTTATTCGAATAA
- a CDS encoding MATE family efflux transporter, with the protein MTAQGLVENRSTKEKLLAIVFLAVPAMIENILQTVVGFVDTLFIAKVGLLEVTAVGVANAVLAIYLAIFMAVGIAASSLIARSIGAGDMAKAKAVAKQSMVIALAVGAFFGLLTLVFAEFLIGLFGAEARVVAEGATYLRIVGIPSVFISLMLIFGSILRGAGDTKTPMNVAWGINLLHIPLDYVLIFGVGDWTGWGVAGAAWATVIVRIIGTFALYAYIQKSAVSFSLWEKTEAHSMFSALFALAAPAAAERLIMRLGQVLYFGLIVVIGTKTFAAHTIAGNIEMFSYMPGYGLAVAAATLVGQYLGAGKIKEAYQYGLLTMGVAVGFMSVIGVFLFLFAPWLAALFTQDPEAVRMVAVALRIDAFAQPALAVGLVLTGALQGAGDTKSPMYSTAIGMWLIRIVGIYVLGIYFGLGIAGIWLAIALDILIRAIFLFWQYRHLFKKLIQEEQKSLPFEIKRAEINKGS; encoded by the coding sequence ATGACTGCACAAGGATTGGTTGAAAACCGGAGCACGAAAGAAAAACTGCTGGCCATCGTCTTCCTCGCCGTCCCGGCGATGATCGAAAACATTCTGCAGACCGTCGTGGGATTTGTCGACACCTTGTTCATTGCCAAAGTGGGCTTGTTGGAAGTGACGGCAGTGGGCGTCGCCAATGCCGTGCTCGCTATCTACCTGGCAATTTTTATGGCGGTGGGGATTGCCGCTTCTTCCCTGATTGCCCGCAGCATCGGCGCCGGGGATATGGCGAAGGCGAAGGCGGTGGCGAAACAATCCATGGTCATTGCCTTGGCCGTCGGCGCTTTTTTCGGCCTGCTCACGTTGGTTTTCGCGGAATTTTTGATCGGCTTGTTCGGGGCGGAAGCACGGGTCGTCGCGGAAGGCGCCACCTATCTGCGGATCGTGGGGATCCCTTCGGTGTTCATTTCGCTGATGCTCATCTTCGGCAGCATCCTCCGCGGCGCCGGAGATACGAAAACCCCCATGAATGTCGCATGGGGCATCAACCTGCTGCACATCCCGCTGGATTACGTGCTGATTTTCGGGGTTGGTGATTGGACCGGCTGGGGTGTGGCGGGAGCGGCCTGGGCCACCGTCATCGTGCGGATCATCGGGACCTTCGCTTTGTATGCCTACATCCAGAAGTCGGCCGTGTCGTTTTCCCTCTGGGAAAAAACAGAGGCACACTCCATGTTTTCCGCGCTGTTCGCCCTGGCGGCCCCGGCAGCAGCCGAACGGCTCATCATGCGCCTGGGGCAAGTGCTGTATTTCGGGCTGATTGTGGTAATCGGGACGAAGACCTTTGCGGCACACACCATTGCCGGAAACATCGAGATGTTCTCGTACATGCCGGGCTACGGGCTGGCGGTCGCGGCCGCCACCTTGGTCGGCCAGTATCTGGGGGCGGGCAAGATCAAAGAGGCTTACCAATACGGCCTGTTGACGATGGGGGTGGCGGTCGGGTTCATGAGCGTGATCGGCGTCTTCCTGTTCCTGTTTGCCCCTTGGCTGGCGGCTTTGTTTACCCAAGATCCGGAAGCGGTCCGGATGGTGGCCGTTGCCTTGCGCATTGATGCATTCGCCCAGCCGGCACTGGCGGTCGGGTTGGTGCTCACCGGCGCGCTGCAAGGGGCCGGCGACACTAAAAGCCCGATGTACAGCACGGCGATTGGCATGTGGCTGATCCGGATTGTCGGCATCTACGTGTTGGGAATCTATTTCGGGCTCGGGATTGCCGGCATCTGGCTGGCCATTGCCCTGGATATCCTCATTCGGGCAATCTTCCTGTTCTGGCAGTACCGGCATCTCTTCAAAAAACTCATTCAAGAAGAACAAAAAAGCCTCCCCTTTGAAATAAAAAGAGCTGAAATAAACAAAGGAAGTTAG